The following DNA comes from Fusarium verticillioides 7600 chromosome 9, whole genome shotgun sequence.
GCCGTAGCACGTCCATCATTGCACATCACTCACTTGTACtgtatatatattaaaatcACCAGGTCCTCTCACTTTCTCTCTCCCGTGGCCCGGCGAGTACGGCTCATTTcaactcttcatctcccGCGGTagatcttctcctcctctttagCACGAAATATCTATCATATTGGTGTCAACCGTTTACTGGTGTATTTCAACACCACCCTAACTAACTAACTACCTATTTCCTGTCTTGCCGTTGGTGGCTATCAATCAACAACGAGCCAACCAGCGCCAAGTTCATTTTATTGCTTTTTTTAATACCTACGAATTGCATATCAAAAAAACATCGACAATTTCTGTGGCTTCTCTTTGGCATCAGCGTCGACGTTGCATTGTGGCTTGCTACTCCGTATTCTGTTCGGTACTCACTCGTCTCGTGTCTTACGTTACAGAGCTTcgcttgatgaagacaacaaTTCGGTATTCGGCATCTTCCCCAACTGAGACATCGCGAGTATTCCCAATACAAGAaacaaggccaccaagacAAGGCTATTCTCACCAACAAACGCCTTCACTTACACACACTGACTCTCGAACAAGCCTCTACGCCTACCATCGTGATATCGTGTCACGCGTCGCTGAGGTATCACCGGCCAATTCTCCAGTGCAGACATGTGCCGAATGATGATTTTCAGAGGACATTGCACGTGTTGCGACCAGCCTCAGACTTGGGTTGACTTGACCCAAGAACTCTCCTGCCTTGAGGCTAAGAATAACGGATGGTTTGGTGGATGTCGCCGAGGTATCCTCGTCGAAGAGCACGATTTCAACCAAGAATGCTCCGTATGccatgaggaagacgagggcGTCGGAGGCTTAGATGACAGTCACATAATGCCGTTCCAACAGACCTCACAAACACAAAGCAGCCTCGGCAAGAGAGCAGCTGGGGAGCGAGGAGAATCTAGCGATGCCTCAAAGAAACAGAGGACTTGAACAAAGCATACACTTATCGGCGCCGGGCTTTCTTTCGGGTACTAGGCGTAACGGGACAGACATGCTGACCTTCTACGGAGAATCTATGATCGACATATACACGATCTatcatgagatgagaagaaactATGGTAATGAATAATGAACAGGGACTTTCAGGACCTTGGAGGCTACGCAACCATACTGAGCGAATGTAATATATCTATCTATGGAATTAATAATGTCTATTATATTCATACACAACGATGAATATCTAATCTATAGCTCTTCCCCTTGCCAAGTCTCCTGGACAGCCTTCCAGTATCTATCAGCATCAGCTCTGACATGAGCGACATGGGCACCTCCAGCAAATTTCTCTGTTCTGACTACAGCGCCATTATCCTTTGCTTGTTGAGCATGTGATTCCACATCCTCCCAACCAACTGAGAGGTCTGCATCTCCGTAAAGGTATGCCCGCATAGTCTCCCGGCTGATTCTCTCAGGCGTATTGAGAGCCGAGGCATAGGCGGTATGTGGTTCCACACCCAGCCATAGTTTGTAGTACACCCATGCAAAACCCAGAAATACCCAGACGACGGGAGATAGGAATGGTGGAAGTCCGGTTGACAGGACATGGTGATCTCGTTTCCAATGGAAGTATCCAGGGCACGAGTCCATCACGACAGCATGTCGAGGAATAGGTTTACCGCCTAGTGAAGTTTCCCATATCTCCCAAAGCGTGGCAGCAGAACTGACACCCCCGTTGGAAAAGATATGGATGAGAAAGTTGGGTGCATCGTCTTCCTTGGTGTCAACTGACTGTAGAATTGGCAAAGCAGGCTCAAACAGGCGACGACGTAGAGCTGACTGAATGTATAGCTTGGTGGAAGCGCGGAACAAGAGCATGGCAGATGTTGGATAGAGTTCGCGATACTGAGAGATGTACTTTGCTATATGAACATCGCGAGCTTCCGACCACGAAAGAATGATAATCAGTGGAGGATCACCAgaggttgtggttgtggCTGTGGTTTTGGGAGTCGTTGAAGTTGTTATATCGGGCCGAAAATATGACACAGCTGGACTAAGAGCATCCATGAAAGCCAGAGGCAATGCCTTGGAGGTTGCCATGGCGAAGCCTTGGTTGAGGTGTTCTGAACCTGAATGATCAACAAGCCCTGGATTTGATCTGGCGAGGTAAGATCAGAAGTCTGTTTTATATAAGAACGATGTGCAACTTTGTCCTCTCCGTAATAATCGGCCTATTTAAGGAACCGCGGCCCCGCtggagccggagccggacGAAGGAACAGAGTCGATGGACCGGAGGCTCTCGGAGACTTTTTCTTACACATGGCATCAATCATAGGTCCAGGGTCCTCATAAATAATGCATTATAAGTGACGCTAAGACTATTATACTGCCAAACAAATCATGCCTCCAGACTTCCAACAGAGAGAACCAGCTCCTCGATAAAGTCAAAGAATTTCATCGCTTCAttctcggccttgatctcatcaaccctctTTTTGAAGCTACCGTCTGCCAAGATACGCTCGACACCTAACCGTACCATATCAGGTGTAGGCCTACCCGTTTTCAAATTGACCGCAACACCACTCCACTCTCCGCGCGCTGCAATCTCCGGTTTGTCCTCAGTCTCACCTGCAAGAACCAAAGGAACTCCGTTAGTTACTCCATGCAGGAAGCCACCATATCCAGCATTCATGGCAAACACTGAAGCATGAGGTAGGAGAGCGTCGTAGGGGAGGTGATCAATGACACGGGTGTTGGAAGGAATAGTGATGTCATCGGGAGAAAAGCGCCGCTTTGCCCAAGGATTGCTACCCCGAGGAGGTCGTCGTGGTCAGAGAGGGCCTCGATAGTAGGGATTATCAGATTGGTTGCGTCGCGAGCGATAGTTCCCTGAGTTACAGCAACGAGACGTCGGTCACCATGCTTCACATCATCCCACCAAGAAGGATAGTCAAAGTCTGCAGGAATAGGTTTGGGTGTTGCGCAGCCTGAAAACTTGACGTTGGATGGTACATCAGATCGAGAGTACTCGAGACTGGGAGGGCACATTTGAATCGAAAGATCATGCATGAGCATCCAATAGTGGAAAGGAATCTGAGGCTCTAGAATCTCAGTGGCGCCGAGATTCTTGAGAACCTCTTCCTGATGGGCGATAACATCAGCAAAAGGTCCACCAACCATCATCTGGTTCATGAATTGATTTCTCGCACGGCCAGACTCCGTTGAGTCAGGAGGAAGACCTGGACCAAAAGGCGCAGTGTCGATGCTGGTAGCCATGTAAGGAATAGGATTCGAGTTGATCACCTTGGGTCGCTTGGTGTATCCTTTGGGGAGAGGTCCACCGAGAGAGATAGGATTGGCACCCATGAAGCACGTCTCTGGCATGACAATCACTTTTCTCTCTGGATCCTCAGCTCTGATGTCCTCAGAACTTCTTTGAGGATCCTCCAGCGCTCAGGAGTTTGGCCAGTGAAGATATGTCTGATATCATAGAGAAGTCGAGGAATGCCAGCGGGGATAGCCTCACGCTCTGCCATGAGCTTGGGATTCACAAGAGGTGGGACTGTAACATGTCGAATGCCGGCGCCTGTGATTGCTTTCTCGAATTGATCACCAGCGATGAAAGTGGCCTCGAAGCCACGCTGCACGAGATCTTCTGCGATTCGAATCAAGGGGTATATGTGACCATCCACAGGAGTTGCACCAAAAACTAGATGGGGTTTACTGGCGTTGGTTGGGCCAGTAATTGTTGTCTGCTCGATACCAGCAGCTGTTTTAGCTACATCAGACAGATGAGATACCATGATCGTGTAAGATAGAGGGCAAGAGGATAGTCagagagaaaagaaggcTGGGTGTGAAACAAGAGTTGTGAAAGCAACACTGGGGAGACAGGTCATTAAAAGAGAGCAGACGCGTTACTTTTATTCCTGGGAGCATCCTGAGGTAGTCATCACTCTTGATACTATATCTCTCGGCGTCACAAAGGCAGAGGACCCTGCAGGGATGCTCAGCTGCTTGGACAAAATGCAGGCCGTTGACAATGAAAACCAATGCAAGTCCATACTTTCTGAAAACTTAAGCCTCATGAAGCAAGGTTCCAGGACGACCTTCCGGATGTTGATATTGTAACAAAGCCCCAGAGCTAACATCTCGAGAGATGATCTAGAGATACCCCTACATGCAAGTCTGCTTACTGCAAGATGATCGAAAATCCACAATTGGCAATTCAGGAGGTGTCCAAGCCTCCAGCCATGTCGCTATTCAGCTTCTGAGCCAATGGATACTGTGAGGTTATGGAGTTGAACATCATAAGCGCCGCGCTATCGTGGTAGTGTAGCAGTGCATCAGCCCTATCTCGGCTGTGTAAGATGATGACATCTCCTTACTCCGCTTTGATTCGACCTCAATCTATACGATATGCGAGTGGACACTGGAGGGAAGGTGAGATTTTCGTTTGACTTCGGAAAGTAGTTGTAGAAAACCGAGTGATAATAGGGTTTTGTTGGGGAGTTTGGAAGTGAATGTGCACTTAAACCACTGACAATGCATTAGAAAAGGCGAGCATGAGCCAATATATACAATACCTATACCAGATGGAGGATAAAGCGCGCTTATCCAGAAAATCATACAATGTTAACTTTTGTTAGCGGTGTGCTTTGACTTCAAGACAAGGAACTTCAGTCAGCGATGGCTCATTTCATTGCTGACATGATATTTGAGGTATCGGATCGATATGACACAGTCTAGGCAGTAGCTTACTATTCTCCAATAACAAAACTCAAAAATTACATAAATTGCAAATGCTATAGTGAGGTTGCTTGATATAGAGTCAAGTTTTAGACAGGCAGCCTCGCAGTAAGCTTGCGAGAATTAGTTAGGCAGTCAGCGCAGTGTCTTGTTTCTCGTTTATTCTAACCAGTCGGTAACTCAAGTGTTCTACCATGATATCCTCTTGAAACTTGGAAAAAAGTCTGAGTGATGGTGAATGTAGCACGAGATCTGGGAGTCTTACTCGTTGAGCCCCAATGTCTTGTTCTCCAGGAATCTGCAGGGTCTTCGTGTTTCTCCGCCATGCAGCAGAGACCACGGTATGGAAGTATTTGGGACTTAAAATTTTAATCAAGGATCCTTTATGAGCTCTGTATATGATCAAACTTAGTGACGCATGACCCCGCGATCTGTGTGTGATCTGCGAGATCTGAGTGCAAGCAACGACATGAAGTGCCAGGATATTCCTGTATGAAGTTGCCCATTTATTGAATCATCTACTAATCAAATTATGGTTATTTCGGTATGTCAGGCATGAAAGAAGTTCGATCATAGTCTGAAGAAGGACATGATATTGTTGACCATGACCCTTGAGTAAGTATGTATGTTGACGAAATAACCACACCTCGAGCACCCAAGCAATTTGAAAATGAAAAGATTCTAATCGATGAGCCAAGTAAAGTACTATAtaagtacctaggtactaatATATATACATTGGCATAGGCTTGATACAAGGCAAGCTACCTTACGTCATTATAGCAGAAATATTGTCTTTTCAGCGAGTCTTCTCTTATTGTTGCACCTTCCACGccgtacctacctactaccttaGGTATGTAGCCGAGTCAGAGAAGGAAGGAACCTCCATGGCACTGCCAAGACCGAAGAGGTACCTGCCACTCGCGAGTCTGGACTCTGAGGCATAGGTAAACCCCTTTTCAAAAATTCGGAGTGTTGGTAAGCATCACATTATTTATCCCctgcatcaacatcctcaccGTTCCTAACCCTCGCCGGTAACCTTACACCTAAGGTACTCGTTACCAAGATGAGATCGCTTCacttcatcttcgttctCCTTGCCAGCATCATGTGCCCTTCTTTCGCGGCCGTGGCTGGCAATCAAGTTGCTCAGGCACACTGGGATCTTTCAACTTCCCTCAACGGCTTCTCCTTCGAAAGAGCCAGAGCCATCTCCGCCAAAACCATTGATCGCACCGGTGTTCGCATGTCACgactcaagagcctcaagcaCAAGACTGGCTCCCATCCGAGATCTGCTCTCTCCCATCTCACACGAACTCATCTCGCAACTGCCGGGAAGGGTACCGTCCCTCACCAAAACATTTCTGCTGTCGGGAGCTTCTCCACTGCGTACGCTATCCAGTGCACCTGGGACGACACCCCGGTTTGGCTCATCTTCGACACTGGAAGCTCTGACACATGGGCTGCCAAGACTGGATTCACCTGTGAGGATGCATCAGGCAACTTGAGAAAAACCCAATCTCCATGCAGTTTCGGCCAACCTCATATCGAGAACTTCCTTCATGATATCTCCGAAGTCTACTTCCATCGCCGTTATGGTTCTGGGGAGGATGTATCAGGGCCCATGGGAGTCTCTGATATCGCTTGTGGTGGGATTTTGGTCCCCAAACAACAAGTCGGCTTGGTCAGCAGAGCCTATTGGCGTGGTGACAACACCACTGTTGGTATTTTAGGCCTTGCCTATCCATCTCTAACAAGCGCCTACCTCGGTGACCCCAACGACACTTCCGATGAATCTGAATGGAACAACTACCCTTACTCGCCTTGGTTTACCACAGCTATCTCAAAAGGCGTGGTCGATCCTGTCTTCAGCGTTTCTATTGAAAGAAACACCAGTGATGGCGTCCTGGCTTGGGGTGGCCTTCCTCCTATGCCATGGGGACCCAAATCATTTGCAGCAACAGATCTCATCATTGCCAGTTAATCCTGCAGCGAGAGTGTTTAACGTTCATGCTTCTAACAAACTTACAGGCCAAGCTCGTTGAGCGTGAGAAGACTGGCTGGGAGCCCTCTTTCTACACCATCATTCCTGATGGCTTACAATGGGGAACCACTACAGACACTGCAAAATATCCCTACATCGTCGACACTGAGACCACAATGATGCATATTCCCCCTCGTCAGTTAACCCGCTTCACGTTCCTGATGGTTACTAACAGCTCTAAAAGCCCtggctgaagccattgccaaAGCTTTCCAGCCTCCAGCCACGTGGATGTTTGAGTGGAGTGCCTACTTTGTCGACTGCAAGGCCATCCCTCCCCATTTtgcagtcatcatcaaagggGTTCGGTTCTGGATCAACCCAGCTGATTTGATCTATCAGGATTTCACGGAACCGGTGACTGGGAAATGTGCAATCGCAATTTCGACGGGAGGATCTGGGCCATATATTTTGGGGGATCTGTTCTTGCAGAACGTTGTGGCTGTCTTTGATGTGGGTGGTGCAGAGATGCGTTTCTACTCCAAATAGCTGTCCGTGTCCAGGTAGCCTGTCACCTAAGGAGCAAACAATGGATGTAGCCCTGGAGAGGCAGAATGTCAAAGGTGCAAAATATACTAAATGAAGCAGAAATCGTTACCGTCATGCATCTGGAGTTCTTATGAACGAAATCGGTTCACTGACGACAGCGTACGAGACAGAGACTTTGTCTTGGTATTCCACATGGTGAAGACGGCTACGAGAGCGCAGATAGAAGCAAGGATGTTGCCTATATGAATACAGCTCTCCAATTCGAGACTGAATACGAAAAATGATCGATTTTTCAGTTTCGCAAGTCCTCAAGTCTACTTTTAAGTGCTTTGCAACCGAGTAGCCCACTGCATCGTGTGAGTGTCGATGTGTGTGACACCCATTGTCCATTCAGAGATATCAAAGAGGGGGTAGTAGACGTCACCAGACTAGCGATATACATATAATACAGAATAGAAACTGTACTCGTCCGCAATCTAACACCTAGGGCTCGATTGGCATAATGGCTAACGCGTCGACTGTCTGTCagtcttcctcctcgactcGACCCCCAACACCATGCTTCGACatctgcttgaagatgattgCTAACCTTCAAAACAGTCTAATCAGAAGACTGCGGGTGAGTCCAGCATTAGGCTGTTGTgattctttttcttttgtaCGAATAGAATAGGTATGGATGGTTTGAATCCATGTTTATGCTCGTCTTTGGGCTGGCATTTGCCGCCTTCCTACCTATCCCCTTCAGTCATTTCTTTTTATCAAGGTTATATTGAGAACAACCTGACTGATTTCATTTTTCAGCCTGTAGTGTATCGGGATTTAATTCAGACAAAAACAAGAACCGGCACTTCACATATACGGGGGTCTCTTCTCGCTTGCCACTTATACATCACCATCCACAGTTAAAATATCAGTCAGCACAAGATGAAATTCAGCTTTGGTCTCAGTCAATACTTTTAGAATTCTCATCAAATGATGCGTTAGAttcttggatttcttgaTCTCTGATTTATTCTCTATGTAAATTGAAAGATCAAGTAGACTTAGGCAATTAGAGTCTAAGTCTAATTAAGTATTTTGGCACCTTGACTGAGAGACAGGAGTTTTATTGCCCCCAGGACCGGAGCCCAAGTGGAATTCTCAGCGAAAAGATGCATTGCAAACACCATCGTGTATCTGCAGTGGAACGTGATTCGTCGTGTGATGTTGTGTGGGATGCTTATCGCGATAACCCGTAACGGAAGGTAGTTCGTGGTAGTTATCCTGCTGTTTCTAGCTGTCGTCCATCTTCACAAGTTCACGATTGATTCCGTTGCAAGTCAAGCATTCGACTCAAGTCACAGGACTCGACTCGAAAGACATCCTGAACTGACACGCCCCGTCCTGTTTGGTCCGGATACAGGATCACCAGAGAGAGAGGTTTCAAAACCTTACCACTTCAACATTTGTCATCGACATCTGACATTACGGGCCGAAGCACAGAAAAATTATGAGAGGTGTCGCAGCCGGACCTCCGTCACCTGTACGGACAAGGAGTCGTGCGAATACCTTTGCCTTTAGTAAGGTACGAGACAAAACATCTCTTTGATTCTTTGTCAGTGTTCAAGCGAACGAATCCGATCCACCAAATTTCGTTATCGTGAGGCCGCAAGGCGGTGTAAGGGCAGCAGC
Coding sequences within:
- a CDS encoding hypothetical protein (At least one base has a quality score < 10), giving the protein MVSHLSDVAKTAAGIEQTTITGPTNASKPHLVFGATPVDGHIYPLIRIAEDLVQRGFEATFIAGDQFEKAITGAGIRHVTVPPLVNPKLMAEREAIPAGIPRLLYDIRHIFTGQTPERWRILKEVLRTSELRIQREK